In a genomic window of Streptococcus oralis:
- a CDS encoding ECF transporter S component: protein MDIRKKTQFMTMTALLTAIAILIPIIMPFKIVIPPASYTLGSHIPIFIAMFLSPLMAAFVIIASSLGFLMAGYPPVIVLRAFSHIVFGTLGALYLKKFPETLDKPKASWIFNFVLGVVHAIAEVIACIIFYATSGTNVENMFYVLFVLVGFGTIVHSMVDYTLALAVYKVLRKRR, encoded by the coding sequence ATGGATATACGGAAAAAAACGCAGTTTATGACCATGACTGCCCTACTCACTGCAATAGCGATTTTGATTCCAATCATTATGCCTTTTAAAATCGTTATCCCACCGGCTTCTTACACCTTGGGAAGTCATATCCCCATCTTTATCGCCATGTTTCTTTCGCCTTTGATGGCTGCTTTTGTGATTATTGCTTCTAGTCTTGGTTTTCTGATGGCAGGCTATCCGCCTGTTATTGTACTCCGTGCCTTCTCTCACATTGTTTTTGGTACTTTGGGGGCTTTGTACTTAAAGAAATTCCCTGAAACCTTGGATAAACCAAAGGCGTCTTGGATTTTTAACTTTGTTTTGGGTGTTGTTCATGCTATCGCTGAAGTAATAGCTTGTATCATCTTTTATGCTACTTCAGGGACAAATGTTGAAAATATGTTTTATGTTCTCTTTGTCCTAGTTGGTTTTGGCACAATCGTTCATAGTATGGTAGACTATACATTAGCACTAGCTGTCTATAAAGTGCTTCGAAAACGTCGCTAA
- a CDS encoding 8-oxo-dGTP diphosphatase, with protein MSRSQKTILTNICLVEDKARGKVLMQYRSPENNRWSGYAFPGGHVENGEAFAESVIREIYEETGLTIQNPQLVGIKNWPLDTGGRYIVVCYKATEFTGNLQSSDEGEVSWVQKDQIPNLDLAYDMLPLMEMMEAPDKSEFFYRHRTEDGWEKEIF; from the coding sequence ATGTCACGTTCCCAAAAGACAATCCTAACAAACATCTGCCTTGTCGAAGATAAGGCGCGAGGTAAAGTCCTAATGCAATATCGCTCTCCTGAAAACAATCGCTGGTCTGGCTATGCCTTTCCAGGAGGACATGTTGAGAATGGCGAGGCCTTTGCCGAGTCTGTCATTCGTGAGATTTATGAAGAAACAGGTCTAACCATTCAGAATCCACAACTAGTCGGCATTAAAAACTGGCCCTTAGATACAGGTGGGCGCTACATCGTCGTTTGCTATAAAGCGACAGAGTTTACTGGAAATCTCCAATCTTCAGATGAAGGAGAAGTATCTTGGGTACAAAAAGACCAGATTCCAAATTTGGATCTGGCCTATGATATGTTGCCTCTGATGGAAATGATGGAAGCACCTGACAAGTCTGAGTTCTTCTATCGCCACCGCACAGAGGACGGCTGGGAAAAAGAAATTTTCTAG
- a CDS encoding ECF transporter S component: MNKRSNIAPIAIFFAVMLVIHFLSSLLFNLFPFPIKPTIVHIPVIIASIIYGPRVGVTLGFLMGLLSLTVNTITILPTSYLFSPFVPNGNIYSAIIAIVPRVLIGLTPYLVYKLLKNRTGLIFAGALGSLTNTVFVLGGIFFLFGSVFDGNIQKLLATVISTNSIAELVISAVLTVAIVPRLETLKK, translated from the coding sequence ATGAACAAACGCTCTAACATTGCACCGATTGCTATCTTTTTTGCAGTTATGCTCGTTATCCACTTTTTGAGTTCTCTCCTATTTAACCTTTTCCCATTCCCGATTAAACCAACTATCGTTCATATTCCAGTCATTATTGCTAGTATCATCTATGGCCCTCGAGTTGGAGTTACACTTGGTTTTCTTATGGGACTATTGAGCTTAACGGTAAATACGATTACCATCCTTCCGACCAGCTACCTCTTCTCACCATTCGTACCGAACGGAAACATCTATTCTGCGATTATCGCTATTGTCCCTCGCGTTTTGATTGGTCTGACACCTTACTTGGTTTATAAATTATTAAAAAACAGAACAGGTCTCATCTTTGCTGGTGCTCTCGGTTCCCTTACCAACACCGTCTTTGTCCTTGGGGGAATCTTCTTCCTTTTTGGAAGTGTCTTTGATGGAAATATCCAAAAACTCCTGGCAACCGTTATTTCTACAAACTCAATTGCCGAGCTTGTCATCTCTGCCGTTCTAACAGTAGCAATTGTTCCCCGTCTCGAAACCTTGAAAAAATAA
- a CDS encoding formate--tetrahydrofolate ligase, producing MKTDIEIAQSIELKPIVDVVEKLGISYDDLELYGKYKAKLSFDKIRAVESNPVGKLILVTAINPTPAGEGKSTITIGLADALNKIGKKTMIAIREPSLGPVMGIKGGAAGGGYAQVLPMEDINLHFTGDMHAITTANNALSALIDNHLHQGNELGIDQRRILWKRVVDLNDRALRHVTVGLGGPLNGIPREDGFDITVASEIMAILCLATDIEDLKRRLANIVIGYRYDRTPVSVGDLQVEGALALILKDAIKPNLVQTIYGTPAFVHGGPFANIAHGCNSVLATTTALHLADYTVTEAGFGADLGAEKFLDIKTPNLPTSPDAVVIVATLRALKMNGGVAKDALTEENVEAVRAGFANLKRHVENIRKFGIPAVVAINEFVTDIEAEIAALKELCASIDVPVELASVWADGAEGGVALAETLVKTISENPANYTRLYDNDLSVQEKIEKIVTEIYRGSKVNFEKKAQTQIAQIVQNGWDKLPICMAKTQYSFSDNPNALGAPENFEITIRELVPKLGAGFIVALTGDVMTMPGLPKRPAALNMDVESDGTVLGLF from the coding sequence ATGAAAACAGATATTGAAATCGCACAGAGTATTGAGTTGAAACCAATCGTTGATGTTGTTGAGAAACTTGGTATTTCTTACGACGATTTGGAATTGTACGGGAAGTATAAGGCTAAGCTCAGCTTTGATAAAATTCGTGCAGTTGAGAGCAATCCAGTTGGGAAATTGATCTTGGTTACTGCCATCAATCCAACACCAGCAGGTGAAGGGAAATCAACTATTACCATTGGTCTGGCAGATGCCTTGAACAAGATTGGTAAGAAAACCATGATTGCTATTCGCGAACCGTCTCTTGGCCCAGTAATGGGGATTAAGGGTGGTGCAGCCGGTGGTGGTTATGCCCAAGTGTTGCCAATGGAAGACATCAACCTTCACTTTACCGGGGATATGCATGCCATTACAACTGCTAACAACGCTCTTTCTGCCTTGATTGACAACCACTTACACCAAGGAAATGAGCTGGGAATCGACCAACGTCGTATTCTTTGGAAACGTGTTGTGGACTTGAATGACCGTGCCCTTCGTCATGTGACTGTTGGCCTTGGTGGTCCTCTAAATGGTATTCCTCGTGAGGATGGCTTTGATATTACCGTTGCTTCAGAAATCATGGCCATTCTTTGCTTGGCTACGGATATTGAAGACTTGAAACGTCGTTTGGCGAATATCGTTATCGGCTATCGTTACGATCGTACGCCAGTTTCTGTTGGTGATTTACAGGTTGAGGGGGCTTTAGCATTGATTTTGAAAGATGCTATCAAACCGAACTTGGTTCAGACAATTTACGGTACACCTGCCTTTGTACATGGTGGTCCATTTGCCAATATCGCTCATGGATGTAACTCTGTTTTGGCAACGACTACAGCCCTTCACTTAGCGGACTACACAGTTACTGAAGCTGGTTTTGGTGCGGACCTTGGTGCTGAGAAATTCCTTGATATCAAGACACCAAACTTGCCAACTTCTCCAGATGCTGTTGTCATCGTTGCAACCCTTCGTGCCCTTAAGATGAATGGTGGTGTAGCTAAGGACGCTTTGACAGAGGAAAATGTGGAAGCAGTTCGTGCAGGTTTTGCTAACTTGAAACGCCACGTTGAGAACATCCGTAAGTTTGGTATTCCAGCAGTTGTTGCGATTAACGAATTTGTTACTGATATAGAAGCTGAAATTGCAGCTTTGAAAGAACTTTGTGCTTCTATTGATGTGCCAGTTGAACTAGCAAGTGTCTGGGCTGATGGGGCAGAAGGTGGTGTAGCACTTGCCGAAACGCTTGTCAAGACAATCTCAGAAAATCCAGCAAACTACACTCGTCTTTATGACAATGACCTTTCTGTCCAAGAAAAGATTGAAAAAATTGTCACTGAAATCTACCGCGGTAGCAAAGTGAACTTTGAGAAGAAAGCTCAAACGCAAATTGCCCAAATCGTTCAGAATGGTTGGGACAAATTGCCAATCTGTATGGCGAAAACTCAGTACAGTTTCTCAGACAATCCAAATGCACTTGGAGCACCAGAAAACTTTGAAATTACCATTCGTGAATTGGTACCAAAATTGGGTGCAGGCTTCATCGTTGCCCTAACTGGTGATGTCATGACCATGCCAGGTCTTCCAAAACGTCCAGCCGCTCTTAATATGGATGTGGAAAGTGATGGAACCGTTCTAGGTTTGTTCTAG
- the coaB gene encoding phosphopantothenate--cysteine ligase translates to MKILVTSGGTSEAIDSVRSITNHSTGRLGKIITETLLAAGHEVCLITTKRALKPEAHPNLSIREINNTNDLLVEMQKRVQNYQVLIHSMAVSDYTPVYMTGLEEVQASSNLEEFLNKQNHQAKISSTDEVQVLFLKKTPKIISLVKEWNPAIHLIGFKLLVDVSEDYLIEIARKSLIKNQADLIIANDLTQISANQHRAIFVENDHLQTVQTKEEIANLLLEKIQAYDF, encoded by the coding sequence ATGAAAATTTTAGTCACGTCAGGCGGTACCAGTGAAGCTATCGATAGTGTCCGCTCTATTACTAACCATTCTACAGGTCGCTTGGGGAAAATCATCACGGAGACCTTGCTGGCGGCAGGGCATGAAGTTTGTTTGATAACAACAAAACGAGCTCTGAAGCCAGAAGCTCATCCCAACCTAAGCATTCGAGAAATTAATAATACCAACGACCTTCTAGTTGAGATGCAAAAACGTGTTCAAAATTATCAAGTCTTGATTCATTCTATGGCTGTATCTGACTACACACCTGTTTATATGACGGGGCTTGAGGAAGTTCAGGCTAGCTCCAATCTGGAAGAATTCTTAAACAAGCAGAATCATCAAGCGAAGATTTCTTCAACTGATGAGGTTCAGGTCTTATTCCTGAAAAAAACACCCAAAATCATCTCTTTGGTCAAAGAATGGAACCCTGCCATTCATCTGATTGGTTTCAAACTATTGGTTGATGTCTCTGAGGATTATCTCATTGAGATCGCACGAAAGAGTCTTATCAAGAACCAAGCAGACTTAATCATCGCAAATGACCTGACTCAAATTTCAGCAAATCAGCATCGCGCAATCTTTGTTGAGAATGATCATCTTCAAACCGTTCAAACCAAAGAGGAAATCGCAAACCTCCTCCTTGAAAAAATTCAAGCATACGATTTTTAG
- the coaC gene encoding phosphopantothenoylcysteine decarboxylase, protein MANILIAVTGSIASYKSADLVSSLKKQGHQVTVLMTEAAREFIQPLTLQVLSQNPVHLDVMKEPAPDQVNHIELGKRTDLFIVVPATANTIAKLAHGFADNMVTSTALALPNHVKKLVAPAMNTKMYDHPATQTNLRTLETFGYQIISPKESLLACGDHGKGALADLNTILERIKETLDEQTL, encoded by the coding sequence ATGGCAAATATTCTTATCGCAGTGACAGGTTCCATTGCCTCCTATAAATCAGCTGACCTAGTTAGTTCCTTGAAGAAACAGGGCCATCAGGTCACTGTCTTAATGACTGAGGCAGCGAGAGAGTTTATCCAACCGTTGACACTACAGGTCCTCTCTCAAAATCCTGTCCACCTTGATGTCATGAAGGAACCTGCTCCTGATCAAGTCAATCATATCGAACTAGGCAAAAGGACTGACCTTTTTATTGTTGTTCCTGCTACTGCTAATACCATTGCCAAACTAGCACACGGATTTGCTGACAACATGGTGACAAGCACAGCGCTTGCCCTGCCAAACCACGTCAAAAAGTTAGTCGCACCAGCCATGAATACAAAAATGTATGACCATCCGGCAACTCAGACTAATCTAAGAACATTAGAGACTTTTGGTTATCAAATCATCTCTCCAAAAGAATCTCTACTAGCCTGTGGCGATCACGGCAAAGGCGCCCTAGCTGACCTGAATACTATTTTAGAAAGAATAAAGGAAACCCTCGATGAACAAACGCTCTAA
- the uvrB gene encoding excinuclease ABC subunit UvrB, with product MINRITDNRFKLVSKYQPSGDQPQAIEQLVENIEGGEKAQILMGATGTGKTYTMSQVISKVNKPTLVIAHNKTLAGQLYGEFKEFFPENAVEYFVSYYDYYQPEAYVPSSDTYIEKDSSVNDEIDKLRHSATSALLERNDVIVVASVSCIYGLGSPKEYADSVVSLRPGLEISRDKLLNDLVDIQFERNDIDFQRGRFRVRGDVVEIFPASRDEHAFRVEFFGDEIDRIREVEALTGQVLGEVDHLAIFPATHFVTNDDHMEVAIAKIQVELEEQLAVFEKEGKLLEAQRLKQRTEYDIEMLREMGYTNGVENYSRHMDGRSEGEPPYTLLDFFPDDFLIMIDESHMTMGQIKGMYNGDRSRKEMLVNYGFRLPSALDNRPLRREEFESHVHQIVYVSATPGDYENEQTETVIEQIIRPTGLLDPEVEVRPTMGQIDDLLGEINARVEKNERTFITTLTKKMAEDLTDYFKEMGIKVKYMHSDIKTLERTEIIRDLRLGVFDVLVGINLLREGIDVPEVSLVAILDADKEGFLRNERGLIQTIGRAARNSEGHVIMYADTMTQSMQRAIDETARRRKIQMAYNEEHGIVPQTIKKEIRDLIAVTKAVAKEEDKEVDINSLNKQERKELVKKLEKQMQEAVEVLDFELAAQIRDMMLEVKALD from the coding sequence ATGATTAATCGAATTACAGATAATAGATTTAAACTAGTATCAAAATACCAACCTTCAGGTGATCAACCACAAGCGATTGAGCAGTTGGTTGAAAACATCGAGGGTGGAGAGAAGGCTCAAATTTTGATGGGGGCGACGGGTACAGGGAAGACCTATACAATGAGTCAGGTCATTTCCAAAGTTAATAAGCCAACTTTGGTCATTGCCCATAACAAAACCCTAGCTGGTCAGCTCTATGGGGAGTTCAAGGAATTTTTCCCTGAAAATGCTGTTGAGTACTTCGTATCTTACTATGATTATTACCAACCCGAGGCCTATGTCCCTTCTAGTGATACCTATATTGAAAAGGATAGCTCGGTCAATGATGAGATTGACAAGCTCCGTCACTCAGCGACTTCAGCCCTTCTGGAGCGCAATGACGTCATTGTCGTGGCTTCAGTCTCTTGTATCTATGGTTTGGGTTCGCCCAAGGAATATGCTGACAGTGTGGTGAGTCTCCGTCCAGGTCTGGAGATTTCTCGTGATAAACTCTTGAATGACTTGGTTGATATTCAGTTTGAACGCAATGATATTGATTTCCAACGGGGAAGATTTCGCGTTCGCGGGGATGTGGTGGAGATTTTCCCAGCTTCCCGAGATGAACACGCTTTTCGAGTAGAGTTTTTCGGGGATGAGATTGACCGTATCCGTGAAGTTGAGGCTTTGACAGGTCAGGTATTGGGAGAAGTCGATCATTTGGCGATTTTCCCTGCCACTCACTTTGTGACCAATGACGACCATATGGAAGTTGCCATTGCCAAGATTCAGGTGGAGTTGGAGGAGCAGTTAGCTGTCTTTGAAAAGGAAGGCAAACTGCTAGAAGCTCAGCGTTTGAAACAACGGACAGAGTATGATATTGAGATGTTACGTGAGATGGGTTATACAAATGGGGTTGAGAACTACTCACGCCACATGGATGGTCGTAGTGAAGGAGAGCCTCCTTATACGCTTCTTGATTTCTTCCCAGATGATTTCTTAATCATGATTGATGAAAGTCACATGACCATGGGGCAGATTAAGGGCATGTACAATGGAGACCGTTCACGTAAGGAAATGTTGGTCAATTATGGTTTCCGTTTGCCGTCTGCCTTGGACAATCGCCCTCTCCGTCGTGAGGAGTTTGAGAGTCACGTTCATCAGATTGTATATGTTTCAGCGACACCAGGTGACTATGAAAATGAACAGACCGAGACAGTGATTGAGCAAATCATTCGTCCGACAGGACTTCTAGATCCTGAAGTGGAAGTCCGTCCGACTATGGGACAGATTGATGACCTCCTAGGTGAAATCAATGCCCGTGTTGAAAAGAATGAACGAACCTTTATCACAACCTTGACCAAGAAAATGGCAGAAGACTTGACCGACTACTTCAAAGAAATGGGCATCAAGGTCAAGTACATGCACTCAGATATTAAGACCTTGGAACGAACGGAGATTATCCGTGACCTACGTTTGGGTGTCTTTGATGTCTTGGTCGGAATTAACCTGCTCCGCGAAGGGATTGACGTTCCTGAAGTGAGTTTGGTTGCCATTCTCGATGCTGATAAGGAAGGTTTCCTTCGTAACGAACGTGGCCTCATCCAGACCATTGGTCGTGCTGCCCGTAATAGCGAAGGGCATGTCATCATGTATGCGGACACGATGACTCAGTCTATGCAACGTGCTATCGATGAAACGGCCCGCCGTCGGAAAATCCAGATGGCTTATAATGAAGAGCATGGTATCGTTCCACAAACCATTAAGAAAGAAATCCGTGACCTAATCGCCGTAACCAAGGCAGTTGCCAAGGAAGAGGACAAGGAAGTCGATATCAATAGCCTCAATAAACAAGAACGCAAAGAACTCGTCAAAAAACTCGAAAAACAAATGCAAGAAGCTGTCGAAGTGCTTGACTTTGAACTCGCAGCTCAGATTCGTGATATGATGCTGGAAGTCAAGGCGTTGGATTAG
- a CDS encoding NAD(P)H-dependent oxidoreductase: MKILVINGHPDKGSFCQEIFRTIVENIDSNHHELESINLNEIDFDPVLRYGYRKRMEEDSFILRSQELIQWADHFIFVYPIWWSSMPSLLKGWIDRVFTPGIAYSANNQGSFILNYLRGQQFKKLLKGKTASIYATSMAPTWWYKVFSGPINIPDSYGISVLKNAVLNHCGIKTKKVSILGELGREVNTNSTRQKYLQKVAEEVKALD; this comes from the coding sequence ATGAAAATTTTAGTCATCAATGGACATCCTGACAAGGGAAGTTTCTGTCAAGAAATTTTTCGAACGATTGTAGAAAATATTGACTCAAATCATCATGAGCTTGAATCTATTAACCTAAATGAGATAGATTTTGATCCTGTATTGCGTTATGGTTATCGAAAACGGATGGAAGAGGACTCTTTCATACTTCGCTCTCAGGAATTAATTCAGTGGGCAGATCATTTCATTTTCGTTTATCCAATTTGGTGGAGTAGTATGCCTAGTTTATTGAAGGGTTGGATCGATCGTGTTTTCACGCCAGGAATTGCGTACTCTGCCAATAATCAAGGAAGTTTTATTTTAAACTACTTAAGGGGTCAGCAGTTTAAAAAGTTACTAAAAGGAAAAACAGCTAGTATTTACGCAACATCCATGGCACCAACATGGTGGTACAAAGTATTTTCAGGTCCTATCAATATCCCAGACAGTTATGGAATATCAGTATTAAAGAATGCTGTCCTAAATCATTGCGGTATCAAAACAAAGAAAGTTTCAATTTTGGGTGAGTTAGGGCGTGAGGTGAATACAAATTCTACAAGACAAAAATATCTACAAAAAGTAGCTGAGGAAGTCAAGGCTTTGGATTAG
- a CDS encoding transcription repressor NadR, whose protein sequence is MTKDRKQALLKLLKEAPKALNGQTLAEHFHVTRQVIVQDIAILRADGAPILSTNRGYIYKENDASPYVHKLFKVKHELEEIGQELLAIVDNGGRVQNILIDHPVYGEIETLLKLTCRRDVQHFLEQVENSDFRPLSELTDGIHYHLVEAETQQDLHYIEEALDQLGYLVKD, encoded by the coding sequence ATGACAAAGGATCGCAAACAAGCTCTTCTCAAACTGTTAAAAGAGGCGCCAAAAGCTCTCAATGGTCAAACCTTGGCTGAACACTTCCATGTTACGCGCCAAGTCATTGTACAGGACATCGCTATTCTCCGAGCAGATGGAGCTCCTATCCTATCCACCAATCGTGGCTATATCTACAAAGAAAATGATGCCAGCCCCTACGTCCACAAACTCTTTAAAGTGAAACATGAACTGGAAGAAATCGGTCAGGAACTACTAGCCATTGTAGATAACGGCGGACGCGTTCAAAATATCTTAATCGATCATCCCGTTTATGGCGAAATTGAAACCCTACTCAAACTCACTTGCCGCCGAGATGTCCAGCATTTTCTCGAACAAGTAGAGAATTCAGACTTTAGACCCCTTTCTGAATTGACAGATGGCATTCATTACCACCTTGTTGAAGCCGAGACACAACAAGACCTCCACTATATCGAGGAGGCCTTGGATCAGTTAGGTTATTTAGTAAAAGACTAG
- a CDS encoding ABC transporter substrate-binding protein/permease translates to MKKKILACLLILFPIFSLGMAKADTVKIVSDTAYAPFEFKDSDQTYKGIDVDIINKVAEIKGWNIQMSYPGFDAAVNAVQSGQADAIMAGMTKTKERENVFTMSDTYYDTKVVIATTKANKITKYEELSGKTVGVKNGTAAQRFLESIKDKYGFSIKTFDTGDLMNNSLSAGAVNAIMDDKPVIEYAINQGQDLSINMDGEAVGSFAFGVKKGSKYEHLVTEFNEALAQMKKDGSLEQIIQKWTASKTTASPTTTTTTTTTAAGQKATPVKSKYIIASDSSFAPFVFQNSSNQYTGIDMDLIKAIAKDQGFEIEITNPGFDAAISAVQAGQADGIIAGMSVTDARKETFDFSESYYTANTILGVKESSTITSYEDLKDKTVGVKNGTASQTFLTENQSKYGYKIKTFADGASMYDSLNTGSIDAVMDDEPVLKYSISQGQKLKTPIAGTPIGETAFAVKKGTNPELIQMFNNGLANLKANGEFQKILDKYLASETSTDSTSTVDETTIWGLLQNNYKQLLSGLGITLALALISFAIAIVIGIIFGMFSVSPYKSLRLISEIFVDVIRGIPLMILAAFIFWGIPNFIESITGQQSPINDFVAGTIALSLNAAAYIAEIVRGGIQAVPVGQMEASRSLGISYGKTMRKIILPQATKLMLPNFVNQFVIALKDTTIVSAIGLVELFQTGKIIIARNYQSFKMYAILAIFYLVIITLLTRLAKRLEKRIR, encoded by the coding sequence ATGAAGAAAAAAATACTAGCATGTTTGCTCATTTTATTTCCCATTTTCTCACTAGGTATGGCAAAAGCTGATACTGTTAAGATTGTGTCTGATACAGCTTACGCACCTTTTGAGTTTAAAGATTCAGATCAAACCTATAAAGGGATTGATGTTGATATTATCAATAAAGTCGCAGAAATCAAAGGATGGAACATCCAAATGTCTTATCCTGGCTTTGATGCAGCTGTAAATGCAGTGCAGTCAGGTCAAGCAGATGCCATTATGGCAGGTATGACAAAAACAAAAGAACGCGAAAATGTCTTTACCATGTCTGATACCTATTATGATACAAAAGTTGTCATTGCTACCACAAAGGCAAATAAAATCACCAAATATGAGGAACTTAGCGGAAAAACAGTTGGAGTTAAGAACGGAACTGCCGCCCAACGTTTCCTCGAAAGTATCAAAGATAAATACGGCTTCTCTATCAAAACCTTTGATACAGGTGATTTGATGAATAACAGTCTAAGTGCTGGTGCTGTAAATGCCATCATGGATGATAAACCTGTTATCGAGTATGCGATTAACCAAGGACAAGATCTCAGCATCAATATGGATGGTGAGGCTGTTGGAAGCTTTGCCTTCGGTGTCAAGAAAGGGAGCAAGTATGAACACTTGGTTACCGAGTTTAACGAAGCCCTAGCACAAATGAAGAAGGATGGTAGCTTGGAGCAAATCATCCAAAAATGGACGGCTTCTAAAACTACGGCAAGCCCAACAACAACAACAACTACTACTACTACTGCTGCTGGACAAAAAGCTACTCCTGTGAAAAGCAAGTACATTATTGCCAGCGACTCATCTTTCGCCCCATTCGTCTTTCAAAATTCAAGCAATCAATACACCGGTATTGATATGGACCTCATCAAGGCCATTGCCAAAGATCAAGGTTTTGAAATTGAGATTACCAATCCAGGATTTGACGCAGCCATTAGTGCTGTTCAAGCTGGACAAGCAGATGGTATCATTGCTGGTATGTCTGTAACAGATGCTCGTAAGGAAACCTTTGACTTCTCAGAATCATACTACACAGCAAATACGATTCTCGGTGTGAAAGAATCAAGCACAATTACTTCTTATGAAGACCTCAAGGATAAAACTGTCGGTGTTAAAAACGGAACTGCTTCTCAAACGTTCCTTACTGAAAATCAAAGCAAATACGGCTATAAGATTAAAACCTTTGCAGATGGCGCTTCTATGTATGACAGTCTGAATACTGGCTCTATCGATGCCGTGATGGATGATGAGCCAGTTCTCAAATATTCTATCAGCCAAGGTCAAAAATTGAAAACGCCAATCGCTGGAACTCCAATCGGTGAAACAGCCTTTGCGGTTAAAAAAGGTACAAATCCAGAATTGATCCAGATGTTCAATAACGGACTTGCGAACCTCAAAGCTAACGGAGAATTCCAAAAAATTCTTGACAAGTATCTAGCTAGCGAAACTTCAACTGACTCAACAAGTACGGTTGACGAAACAACTATCTGGGGCTTGCTTCAAAACAACTACAAACAACTTCTGAGTGGACTTGGAATCACTCTTGCTCTAGCTCTTATCTCATTTGCAATTGCCATTGTCATCGGGATTATCTTTGGTATGTTTAGCGTTAGCCCATACAAATCTCTTCGTCTGATCTCTGAGATTTTCGTTGACGTTATTCGTGGTATTCCATTGATGATTCTTGCAGCATTCATCTTCTGGGGTATTCCAAACTTCATCGAGTCGATTACAGGCCAACAAAGTCCAATCAATGACTTTGTAGCTGGTACTATTGCCCTCTCACTCAATGCGGCAGCTTATATCGCTGAAATCGTTCGTGGTGGGATTCAAGCTGTTCCAGTTGGGCAAATGGAAGCCAGCCGCAGTCTTGGTATCTCTTATGGAAAAACCATGCGTAAGATTATCTTGCCACAAGCGACTAAATTGATGTTGCCAAACTTTGTCAACCAATTCGTTATCGCTCTTAAAGATACAACCATCGTATCTGCTATCGGTCTGGTGGAACTTTTCCAAACTGGTAAGATCATCATCGCCCGTAACTACCAAAGTTTCAAGATGTATGCAATCCTTGCTATCTTCTATCTTGTAATTATCACGCTTTTGACTAGACTAGCGAAACGCTTAGAAAAGAGGATTCGTTAA